GTTTAGGCCGTAAACCGTTATGGTGTGGTGATACCGGTCCGGAAAAAGTTCAGCGCGTCGCCTGGTGTACTGGGGGCGGTCAAAGTTTTATTGATAGCGCAGCCCGATTTGGCGTCGACGCTTTTATCACTGGTGAAGTTTCAGAGCAAACCATTCACTCAGCCCGCGAGCAGGGGCTGCATTTTTATGCTGCCGGTCACCATGCGACCGAACGCGGCGGCATTCGCGCATTAAGCGATTGGCTTAATGAAAATACCGATCTGGACGTGACTTTTATCGATATTCCTAATCCAGCGTAATAAAGAGGGACGAAAGTGCAGCGAGCGCGTTGTTATCTGTTAGGTGAAACGGCAGTGGTTCTTGAACTGGAACCGCCCATTACGCTGGCGACTCAGAAACGCATCTGGCGTCTGGCCCAGCGTCTGGTTGATGCCCCGAATGTACTGGAAGCTATTCCAGGCATGAACAATATCACGGTGACCTTGCGCGACCCGCAAACGCTGGCGCTGGATGCGATTGAGCGCCTACAACGCTGGTGGGAAGAGAGCGAAGCACTGGAGCCGGATTCGCGCTTTATTGAAATTCCTGTTACCTATGGCGGTGAGGCCGGCCCCGATCTGGCAGAGGTCGCCCGGCACAGCGGATTAAGTGACAAGCAGGTTGTGGAACTTCATGCGTCGGTTGATTACGTGGTGTGGTTTATCGGTTTTCAGCCGGGATTCCCCTATCTCGGGAGCTTACCTGAACAACTCCATACCCCAAGACGTGCGGAACCGCGTTTGCTTGTTCCGGCAGGTTCTGTCGGTATCGGTGGATCTCAAACGGGGATCTACCCGCTTTCCACGCCTGGCGGGTGGCAATTGATTGGGCGTACCTCCGTTTCGTTATTTGATCCAAAACGGGAGGAGCCGATTCTGTTACGGGCT
This window of the Citrobacter freundii ATCC 8090 = MTCC 1658 = NBRC 12681 genome carries:
- the pxpB gene encoding 5-oxoprolinase subunit PxpB, translated to MQRARCYLLGETAVVLELEPPITLATQKRIWRLAQRLVDAPNVLEAIPGMNNITVTLRDPQTLALDAIERLQRWWEESEALEPDSRFIEIPVTYGGEAGPDLAEVARHSGLSDKQVVELHASVDYVVWFIGFQPGFPYLGSLPEQLHTPRRAEPRLLVPAGSVGIGGSQTGIYPLSTPGGWQLIGRTSVSLFDPKREEPILLRAGDTVRFVPQKEGIC